A single Mustela lutreola isolate mMusLut2 chromosome X, mMusLut2.pri, whole genome shotgun sequence DNA region contains:
- the LOC131821626 gene encoding melanoma-associated antigen B16-like gives MPQHQKNPQCLYDQCFQTCSEIQDMEVGQVSKTLQETHLSSYPLIPGSSKEAPDAGKPSTPESHQSFCSSSIAMTTTSSGELNEGANGQEEEVGTSWAGPTPKNVPIRALDEKVISLVNFMLFKYHMKEPMTEADMKVVIKEYEDHFTEIFLRACEHMEMVFGLDVKRVDPTNHCYGLFIKLGLTYDGVLDGEEGMPKTGILIFILGVIFMKGNSATEEEVWEVLNLTGIYAGQKHAIFGEPRELITKDFVKEKYLEYRQVANSDPAQFEFLWGPRAHAETTKMKVLEFLAKVHGTDPSSFPSSYEEALQDEEESARARISAWSTSTSGATGPSRAKSRHFSCS, from the coding sequence ATGCCTCAGCACCAAAAGAATCCACAATGCTTATATGATCAGTGCTTTCAGACCTGCAGTGAGATCCAAGATATGGAGGTTGGCCAGGTCTCCAAGACTCTGCAAGAGACCCATCTGTCCTCTTATCCTCTGATACCTGGCAGTTCCAAGGAGGCTCCTGATGCTGGTAAACCCAGTACCCCTGAGAGTCATCAGAGTTTCTGCTCATCTTCCATCGCCATGACAACCACCTCATCAGGTGAATTGAATGAGGGTGCCAATGGCCAAGAAGAGGAGGTTGGCACCTCATGGGCTGGGCCTACCCCCAAGAATGTTCCCATACGTGCTCTAGATGAGAAAGTGATTTCATTGGTCAATTTCATGCTCTTCAAGTATCACATGAAAGAGCCCATGACAGAGGCAGATATGAAGGTCGTCATCAAAGAGTATGAAGACCACTTCACCGAGATCTTCCTGAGAGCCTGTGAGCACATGGAGATGGTCTTTGGCCTTGATGTGAAGAGAGTGGATCCCACCAACCACTGTTATGGCCTCTTCATCAAATTGGGCCTCACCTATGATGGGGTGCTGGATGGTGAAGAGGGCATGCCGAAGACCGGCATCCTGATCTTTATCCTGGGTGTGATCTTCATGAAGGGCAACAGTGCCACCGAAGAGGAAGTCTGGGAAGTTCTGAATTTGACGGGGATATATGCCGGGCAGAAGCACGCCATCTTTGGGGAGCCCAGGGAGCTCATCACCAAAGATTTTGTGAAGGAAAAGTACCTGGAGTACCGGCAGGTGGCCAACAGTGATCCGGCACAGTTTGAATTCCTGTGGGGCCCGAGAGCCCACGCTGAAACCACCAAGATGAAAGTCCTGGAGTTTCTGGCCAAGGTTCATGGGACTGACCCGAGCTCTTTCCCATCTTCGTATGAGGAGGCTTTGCAAGATGAAGAAGAGAGCGCCCGAGCCAGAATTTCGGCCTGGTCCACTTCTACTTCTGGGGCCACTGGGCCTTCTAGGGCCAAGTCCCGTCATTTCTCTTGCTCCTAG